From the genome of Rhodohalobacter sp. SW132:
TACAGCGGATGGTGCAGGAGTACAGGCCAAAATGGGGATTTGCCGTTCTTGCCGCAGCCGGTTCGGTACTCTCATTTACTGCTGCGAACAGCGGATATCTCATCTCCTCACCCTCGACGACACAGCAGGTTTCATTGAATGCAGTAGGTGTCTTTTTGGGGACACTGGCGGCCACTAATCTACGGGAATCCGGAGACCCCATTCAAACCGATGAGTCCCGTTTTCTCCGGCAATCTGGCACCGATCTTCGAACTGATACGCTTTCAATTCAGCAAACGATCGACCAAACAGCATCAATATCGGTTCTTGTAGACGATGAGGAGGTTTTTTACGATTCAACGGTACAACTTTCAGGCAACAAGATTGAACTAAATCTCGGTGCTCTTGCAGCGGAATTTAGCGGCACAATCATGGAAAGTTCTACTGTCACTGTAACGTCTGAGCTGGATGGTAATGCTTCCGTGCACACCATTGATGTTCTCGATTTTATGGAGCACAGATTTATTATTCAGGATCCGGTTGCACAACTGCGCAGCAGTCCAACCATCACACAGGATAATATAATTGCTGAATTAGGTGAGGGCAGTTCATTGAAGCAGTTGGAATTGCATGATGATCAATGGGTTCGGGTTGAATACGGATCGGTTGAAGCGTATGCATTGAGAACCGCGGGTGAAACAGCTTTACGATCAACTGCAGAAAGCGGACCCGCACTTTTGGTTGAGCTGAGTGATATCCCGTTCGGAGAAATTGACGTTGAAAATTCATTACCCATTCTGAAATCAAATAATCCCAACGACCGGGCTATTGTGATTTCGGGCAATCGAAATAATCTGGCTGGAATCCGGCAGTACACCGAGCGGGATGCGCGGTTATTTCGTCATTATATGAGAACTTCGCTGCGAATGGAAAACGATCAGATCATTGAATTAGAAAGCCCCGGATTATCTGAATGGCCAAATGAACTACAGTTTTGCAGAAATCTTACCGGCGGATCAGTTGTGGTCTATCTATCCGGATTTGCCCGTTATCCGTCAGATGATAGTGATCAGCAAATGGTGATGTATCATCTTGATGAAGATGGTAACGAGGAGACTTTACCGCTGTATCATGTTATGGAAGAACTGGCCCGTTGCGGAGCTGAAAAACTGTTTGTGTTTGTTGACCTTGAATATGTTCGTGAGGGTGAAGAAGGGCGAATGATCACACAGCTGAATGGGAACAGCAGGAGGCAGCAACAACTCGCAAACCGGCTGCTTGAACGTTTTCCAAATGCCTTTGTTCTTTTTGGTAACCGCGTTGGGCAGCGCTCTTCACTATACAGAGGCTCGGTAGAAGAGGATATGAGACACCATCTATTTCCATACTATCTTGCTGATGCACTTAAGCAAAGGCGAACCCGGATGTCCGACCTCTTCAGGCATCTCGAAAATAACGTAGATTATACGTCGAGAAGACTACACGACCGGCCGCAGGAAGTTCAGGGATTTGGAAACTTCATGCTTGATATCTCGCAATGATGAGTGGCTGGATTTACATCCTTCTAAGTTCAGTTTGTTCCGTTGCCATTGCCCATTTTTTAAAAGCCGCAGAGTTTAAGAAACTGGATACTGTTAAAGTTCTTACGGTAAACTACGTCATCGCGGCTTGTATAGCATTTCTAACTCCTTCCGGTGCTGAGATTCCCTCAAATATATCGGAACAAATTCCGGCCCTTCTGCTTGCTGCACTGGTCGGTGTGATATTCATCGCCAACTTTTTTATTTACAGTAAATCTGTTAGCAAAAACGGTGTAGGGATCAGCGTAGCGGCGATGCGGATATCTCTTTTGATTCCCGTGTTGCTCTCAACAATCTGGTATCTTGAGCCGCTTGAAACCCGACAGTGGATTGGGATTGGATCCGTATTTATTGCGCTCTTTCTCCTTCTGCCAAATAAGAGAAAAATGATTCGTGAACCGCTTAGTGCCGCCTGGCTTCTGGTCTTATTGTTTGTAGGAACAGGACTTGGAGACGGTTCTTTGAAAATATTCGAGGTAGAGTTTTTATCTTTGGTTTCTAAAGAACAGTTTATGGGAACGGTATTTTTAAGTTCTACAGTAGTCGGTTTAATTGTGATATTTGCTAAAGGAAAGTTTAAGTTTACCAGGCAGGAACTGCTGCTTGGCGCACTGATTGGCGTTCCCAATCTATACTCCGCAATTTTCTTAATCGAGGCACTTGAACGAATGAACGGCGCTGTTGTATACAGTACCATCAATATTCTGACAGTGCTGGGGGCAACACTACTTGGAATGATTCGGTGGGGGGACAGTCTGACCGTATTTCAATGGACGGGTATAGCAGCTACAATCATATCAATTCTACTATTAGTTTCATGAAAGATTCCATCTTACAACAGATTCTTACTACAAGTTCGCAATTAAATAAAAAAATTGTATTTCCGGAAGCCGGTCGTGATCCGCGTGTATTACATGCGGTGTCGCACCTGACTTCAACAGGTGCAGCCGTGCCAGTTCTGATAAGTGAAGCTGGAAGTGTAGAAGCACTTGCTGATGCCGAAAATATTGAGTTGCCGGATGATATCCGCATCATTAATGCTGATGATAAACAGGGACTTAAAGAAAGAACTGTTTTTTTTGAAAAGAAGTTAAGTCATAAAAATCCAACGAAAGACCAGATTCTGCTGCTTGCTAAAAACCCGTTAATGATAGCAGGCTGGCTGGTTGCCACAGGTCAGGCCGATGGCGCTGTGGCCGGATCCATTGCGTCCACTGCTGATGTCATTCGTGCATCGATTCGCACGATAGGTACGTCAGAGGGTGCAAAACTGGTTTCAAGTACATTTCTGATGGAACTGACTGATGGACGCGTGCTCACGTATGCTGATTGCGGTGTCGTTCCATATCCCGATTCAGAGCAGCTGGCGGATATCGCAATATCTTCCGGGGAGACACACCGGAAGTTAACCGGTCAGGATCCGAAAATTGCCTTTCTTTCATTCTCTACGAAAGGAAGTGCTGATCATGAACGGGTTGATCTGGTGCGTGAAGCGCTGTTTCTGGCTAAAAAGAAAAAAAATGAGTGGGCGATGGATGGCGAACTTCAATTTGATTCTGCTTTTGTGCCGGATGTTGCCAGGAGAAAATCCCCCGATTCAGAAGTTGCCGGCCAGGCGAATGTTTATATTTTTCCAAACCTTGATGCAGGGAATATCGCTTACAAAATCACCGAAAGAGTAGGAGGGGCTACCGCTATTGGCCCGATCCTCCAGGGACTTGCAAAACCTTACATGGATCTATCCCGCGGCTGCTCCAAAGAAGACATTTTCTATGCCGCGTGTATCGCATCTGTTTTATCCGATTCGTAGAGATATCTTGGATGTGTGCCTTTGTCCGTCCCTCAGATATGGTATTTCTCAGGACTCAAAAGTGGTTCGGGTTCAGCGGTTGGTTTTGACTTATCATCCGGCCCGGAAATGATCGAACAGAAATACCATGTCTTGGATTGGTGCCTTTGCCCGTAACTCAGATATGGTATTTCTCAAGGCTCGGAAGTGGTTCGTGTTTAGCGGTTGGTTTTGAGTCATCATTCTGCAAGGAAATGAACAAACAGAAATACCATATCTTGGATTGGTGCCTTTGCCCGTCGCTTAGATATGGTATTTCTCAGGGTTCGAAAGTGGTTTGGGTTCAGCGGTTGGTTTTGACTCATCATTCGGCCCGGAAATGATCGAACAGAAATACCATATCTCTTTTCGCTTCTGGTGATAACTGCGGGCAATAGCATATATCAGTAAACTCAATTAGCTGAAAATGAAGGGATTGCGGATATTCGAACAGTTCTGAGAAAGGCTTTAAAGCGGGGAATAATTTGCTTATCTTTATTCATTCCAAATAAGGATAAGGCAATTTTGAATGCCCGGTCCTGAACGTGCAGTAATGATGTTGTGTTCAGCAGTAAGATAGATTAAACAACTCAATTTTTAAAATTTCTGAATTTATGAGTGAGACTAAAGAATTAGAAACAATGATCGGTGAAGAGTATAAATATGGTTTCACCACCGATGTTGAATATGATGAATTCCCGAAGGGTTTGAATGAGGATATTGTTCGAAAGATTTCAGAAATAAAAGAAGAGCCGGAGTGGATGACAGAGTTTCGGCTGAAATCTTTCAGGGCATGGAAAGAGATGACAGAACCAGACTGGTTCAATGCTACCTATGAAAGCCCGAAATTTGATGAAATCCAGTACTACTCATCGCCCAAGGATAAACCAAAGGTCGACAGCCTGGATGACATCGATCCAAAAATCAAAGAAACATACGACAAGCTGGGAATTCCACTTGAAGAACAGAAAATGTTGTCTGGTGTTGCTGTGGATGCGGTATTTGACAGTGTTTCGATTTTTACCACATTCAAAGAAAAACTTGCTGAAGCCGGCGTGATTTTTTGCTCAATCTCAGAGGCGATTCAGAAATATCCCGAACTTGTGAAAAAGTATATGGGATCGGTAGTTCCAGCGCGTGATAACTTCTATTCCGCACTGAATTCCGCAGTGTTTTCTGATGGTTCGTTCTGTTACGTGCCAAAAGATACCATCTGCCCGATGGAACTCTCTACATATTTCCGTATCAACAACATGGATTCCGGTCAGTTTGAGCGAACGCTGATTATTGCTGAAGAGAATAGTCATGTGAGCTACCTCGAAGGGTGTACCGCGCCGATGTATGATAAAAATCTTCTTCACGCAGCAGTTGTTGAGCTGGTTGCCATGGATAATGCAGAAATCAAGTACTCCACAATTCAGAACTGGTACGCCGGTGATGAAGATGGAAAAGGCGGTATTTATAATTTTGTAACCAAGCGTGGTCTTTGCAAAGGTGACAATTCTAAAATCTCATGGACTCAGCTTGAGACCGGTTCAGCCGTAACGCTCAAATACCCAAGTGTGATCATGAAAGGTGACAACTCCGTGGGTGAGTTTTTCTCCGTGGCCGTTACAAACAAAAGGCAGCAGGCGGATACCGGTACGAAAATGATCCATATCGGGAAAAACACAAAGAGCACAATTATCTCGAAAGGGATTTCTGCCGGGAAATCAAACAACAGTTATCGCGGTGAGGTGAAGATCAGTAAAAAAGCAGAGAATGCGCGTAACTACTCACAGTGCGACTCTATGCTGATTGGTCAGACCTGCGGAGCTCATACGTTCCCTTACATTGAATCTGCCAACCCAACAGGGAAAATTGAGCACGAAGCGACAACCTCTCGTGTAGGAGAAGATCAGATCTTTTACCTGCAGCAGCGGGGCTTAAGTGAAGATGATGCCATTTCGCTGATCGTGAATGGTTTCTGTAAGGAAGTGTTGAAAGAGCTGCCAATGGAATTTGCGGTTGAAGCCAATAAACTTCTTGGAATTAAGCTTGAAGGAAGTGTTGGCTAAGTAGTTCTCCCAAAGCAAACAGGGAAAGTTTAAGATTGAAATCGTTTCAGGATTGAACCGGAACCTCAAAACTAATTTAATTATGAGACTCCGGCTGAAGTTCTGAACGACACAAAAGTATTAAATACAAACAAAACCAAATCGTAATAAAAGTGTTAGAAATTAAAGATTTACACGTTGTAGTAGAGGGTGAAGATACAGAGATCCTCAAAGGAGTGAACCTCAAAATCAACAAAGGAGAAATCCATGCCATCATGGGACCAAACGGAAGCGGGAAAAGTACGCTTTCAAAAGTGGTTGCCGGTCATCCCGAATACGAAGTAACCAAAGGTGACATCCTTTATAATGGCGAAAGTATTCTCGAACTCGATCCGGATGAGCGGGCGCATGCAGGAATCTTTCTTGCATTCCAGTATCCTGTTGAAGTTCCGGGCGTGACCAACACTACGCTTCTGCGTGAATCGTACAATACGATCGCAGCTTCCCGTGGCCGTGAAGAACTCGATCCCCTGGAATTTGAAGATTATATCCAGGATAAACTCGAACTCGTGGGTATGAACCCCGAATTTTTGCAAAGAAGTGTGAATGCCGGGTTTTCAGGCGGTGAGAAGAAAAGAAATGAAATCTTTCAAATGGCCGTACTGAGGCCGCAACTCTCTTTTCTTGATGAAACGGATTCAGGACTCGATATCGATGCACTGAAAATTGTATCAGAAGCGATTAATCAGCTTCATGGCGAAGAAGATTCCGTTGTACTGGTAACACATTATCAGCGTCTGCTCAATTACATTGAACCCGATTTTGTACACGTAATGATCGGCGGAAAAGTAGCGAAATCCGGTGATAAAGATCTTGCTCTGAAACTTGAAGATCAGGGTTATGACTGGCTGAATGCATATGCAACTGTAAACGGAGAGGGGAAGTAATGGCACATCCTACACAGGTTGAACCATCATTTTTGCACGAGCTGGCAAAATACGCGCCGGATGTCGAGAGTGCGTTTATGAGAAAAATACGGGAACAGAGTCTTGTGAAACTGAACTCTACACCATTTCCCACACGGAAAATGGAAGACTGGCAGTTTACCGACCTCAAACCGATTACCCGGACTGAATACGTAACAAAGTCCGAAGCCGGGCTTAAACCAGCGATTGACGTAGAAAAATATTTTATCCCTGAATCAGACAGAAGTCGTCTCGTATTTATAAACGGACAGTACCAGGAGAAATATTCTTCCATCGGCGGACTCGGAAACGGAGTTACTGTAGGAAATTTATCTGATCATCTGGAAGACAAAAACGTTCAGGAATACCTGAATACTCTGGTAGATTACGAAAACGACCCATTTGTGGAGTTTAACGGTTTGATGTTTACCGATGGCGTATTCATTCACCTCGAAAAAGAGGCCAGGGCAGAAGCACCCATTCACGTCCTCAATCTCTATACCGATTCCAGCAAACCGTATGTGGCTACACCGCGTATGCTGGTTGTTGCTGAAGAAGAATCAGATGTTACAATTATAGAAGATCATATCGGACTGGCGGACAACAGCTATCTCACGATTCCTGTTTGTGAAATCAAGGTGAAAAAAGGTGCGCATATTCATCACGCCCGGATTCAGCGCGACAGCCTGAGTGCCGTTCATGTTTCCCGGCCGATCGCTTATGTTGAAAAGAATTCAGAATATCACTCCTACACCATCACACTCGGAGCAAAACTCACAAGAAATGAGCCGAAAGTGATTCAGGAGGATGAAGAAGTTGATTTTACACTCGACGGACTGGTATTGATTGATGGCGATCAGATCGCGGATACACATTCCACAATGGATCACAAATTTTCTCATGCCGAGAGCCATCAGCTTCACAAAGTTGTGGTGAATGGTAATGCTCACAGCATTTTCAACGGAAAGATTTTCGTTCGGCGTGATGCACAGAAAATTGATTCATTCCAGGAAAACCGGAACCTGCTTCTTTCACGAGACGGATTGGTAAATACCAAGCCGCAGCTCGAAATTTTTGCCGATGACGTGCTCTGTTCACACGGTGCAACCATTGGTCAGCTCGACCCGGAAGAGGTGTTTTACCTGCAGAGCCGGGGAATGACCGAGCAGAAAGCGAAAGAGGTTTTAACCTACGCTTTTGCACTGGAAACAATTGAAAACATTAAAGTTGATTCAGTCCACAAATTACTGATCGACGAAGTGTACCGTTATACAAAAGCAAACAACGTTGCCAAGGTAACTGCATGAGTGAACTTGTGACCTCCATACCGACTAAAGTCGATTTTGATAAGATCCGGGAAGATTTCCCGGTTCTATCACAACAAGTAAACGGGCATCCGCTTGTTTACCTCGACAATGGTGCGTCCAGCCAGATGCCAGCGATGGTTGCTGACAGGCTGGATCATTACCACCGGTATGAGCACGCCAATGTGCACAGAGGAATTCACACACTCAGTCAGAAAGCAACCGATGCGTATGAACTGACCCGTAAAAAAGTTCAGGAATTCATCAACGCACGGCATGTTGATGAAATCGTCTACACGACGGGCACAACCGATTCCATCAACCTGGTTGCACACTCTTTCGGTACGAAGTTTTTTGAAGAGGGTGATGAAATTATTCTCAGCCAGATGGAGCATCACGCCAATATTGTCCCCTGGCAGATGATCGCCGAACGAACCGGTGCCGTTATCAAGGTAATCCCGGTGGATGACACCGGCGAACTCGATATGGAGGCTTACAAGTCACTTCTATCATCAAAAACAAAAATGGTAGCGGTTATTCATGTATCAAACGCACTGGGTACGGTAAATCCGGTGAAAGAGATCACGGATTTGGCCCACGAACAGAATGCTAAAGTTCTGATTGACGGAGCTCAATCTGTTCCGCATCAGCCGGTTGATGTACAGGATATAGGGTGTGATTTTTTCGCTTTTTCTGCACACAAGATGTGTGGCCCAACCGGGTTTGGAATCCTGTACGGAAAGAAAGAGCTGCTGGATCAAATGCCACCCTACAGAGGCGGCGGAGACATGATCGATAAGGTGAGCTTTGAAGAGACCACATACAACGTAACTCCCTTTAGATTTGAGGCCGGAACACCGCCCATTTCCGCAGGAATTGGTCTCAGTACCGCAATTGATTATCTCAACAAAATCGGGATGGATCAGATTGCAGCGCGCGAACATGAGATTGTCTCTTACGCATACAATAAACTCCAAAAAATTGACGGCTTACGGTTTATCGGGGATTCCGAAAACAGAGCCTCGGTAATCTCATTTGTGTTTGATGATATACATGCATCGGATATGGGAACCTTGCTCGATAAAAGAGGCATCGCCGTGCGGACAGGTCACCATTGTGCCCAACCCACTCTGAGAAGATTTAATGTACCGGCAACTACACGGGCATCGTTTTCATTTTATAATACGAAAGACGACGCAGACCGCCTGGTTGATGGAATTGAGTATGTGAAAACATTTTTTGACTGAACCGATATCTGAAACGACTTTTTGTAACTTAGAATAGCTTTTTATTATGCCTAAAATTAAAGAAATAGAGCGTACACCGAACCCGGATGCCATGCGATTTGTGCTGGGTGAACCCCTTACGAATGGTGTTACGAAATCGTTTGAAAATAGTGGAGAAGCCGAGCATGATGAACTGGCAAAAGCACTGTTCAATATTGATCACGTAATTAATGTCTATTATGTAGATAAATACATCACGGTCACACAAGATGGCAAAGAGGTCTGGTCTGATCTTCTGCGCAAACTCGCACCACCCATTCGCGAAGCAACACCGCAGCTTGATATTGAAGAAGATGCCGAAGTTCATGCATCCAAAGAAGTGCAGGAAACAGACGATCCGCGGCTTCAGCAAATCAACCAGATGCTTGATGAACAGGTACGTCCATACCTGCTTGCTGATGGCGGCGGTTTGAAAATTATTGGCCTGGATGGAAACCGGCTGAAAGTTCACTACCAGGGAGCTTGCGGTACATGTCCGACGGCTACATCCGGAACACTCTACGCAATTGAAAGTATGGTCAAGCGAATCGATCCCGAAATTCAGGTAATATCCGTTTAGGAGAATTATGTCTATCACAATTACCGAACGAGCAGCCCGGCGGATCGAAGAGATCCGCCAAAGTCAAAATCACCCGGATGACACGCCACTGCGGGTTTCTGTAGTTAGTGGTGGCTGCTCAGGGCTCACGTATGATCTCGACTTCGACGCCGGTCAAACCGAAAAAGAAGGGGATAAAATCTTTGAGGATGACGGTGTTAAGCTGATCGTGGATATGAAGAGTTTTCTCTACCTGGCCGGTACCAGGCTCGATTATACCGATGGACTGGAAGGGCAGGGGTTCCATTTCTACAATCCAAATGCTACCCGTACTTGCTCCTGCGGAGAATCTTTCTCCCTCTGATTCTGCTCTTTTTATACTCGCGACATTTCATTCGACTCCATTCTCCAACCTGAATAACACACGTTTGAACACTAAGTAAAATGTCTGAAATTGTAAACAAAGTTAAACAGTCTAAGCTCGAAACCGTCGACCTTGAAAAGTTTGCGGAAGGAATTACGATCGCCGAATTTGATCTGAAGGATTATCTTTTCAAAGAGATGATCCTGAAAGAAAAAGAGTTCCGCGAAAAACTGAAGGAGCACGACTGGTCGCAATACGACGGGAAATTTCTAACCGTACAGTGCTCAACAGATGCAATCATTCCAAAATGGGCGTATATGCTCGTCGTTCAGCACGCGCAGGATCACGCTCAAAACGTACTATTTGGAAGCCGTGAGGACGCACTTCGCCAGATATTCAGGGAGAAACTCGACCTGGTAGACTGGACCAAATATGAAGACCGATTTGTGCTGCTGAAAGGATGCAGCAAGATGGATGTTCCCCCGGATGTTTACATGTATGCGACTAAAAAACTGCTTCCCCACGTTCGAAAATTGATGTACGGTGAGGCGTGCTCGAACGTACCGGTTTATAACAGGCCGAGAAAGTAAAGCGGGGAGCAAGGTTCAGGGTTCAAGATTCAAGGTTCCAGTTACACAGTCTCAAGGGACATGAAACAAGATTTATCGCCAAAAACGTATCGGTTTTTTTGAATCACTGATCTCACGCTTTTCTATCCCATGCGTGAGAGATTTTTGTAGCTTTGACCCTGAGCTTTGAACCATGTTTGTTATCTTTCCTGCACCCTGAACTGAACCTTACCCATTGCGTGAAATCTGCCTGATATCCGCAAGAACACCAGCAGCCGTTACCTCTTTACCGGCTCCCGGGCCCTGAATAATCAATGGCTGATGATCGTACCGTTTCGTTTGGATCTGTATGATGTTGTTGGTTCCGTAAAGTCTGGCCACCGGAGAATTAATGTCAATTTCCTGCGGGCCAACCTTAATTCCGCGCTCGGTCATTTTTCCGATATATCGAACTGTTTTTCCTTTTTCTTTAAGCGCTTCAAGCCGATCAGACCACTCGTTATCAAATTCACTCAGACGTTTCAGGAACGTTGCAGAGTCTACATCACGCAGTGCTTTTGGTGTGATGGGTTCAACGTCAAGATCCTCCCGCTCAATCGGGAAACCGCTCACGCGTGACAGAATCATCATTTTTCTTGCAACATCTTCACCGGAAAGATCGTCCCGCGGATCCGGCTCAGCATAACCAAGCTGACGCGCCTGGATGACGGTCTCACTAAACGGTTTGCCGGCATCAAGCTGCGAAAAAATATAGGTCATGGTGCCCGACAGAACGCCGCTGATCTCAGAAATCCGGTCACCGCTCTTCACCAGGTCTTTTACAGTGCGAATCACAGGCAGGCCGGCCCCGACATTGGTCTCATATTGAAAGGATACATCATTCTCATCGGCTGTTCGCTGCAGAAGATTGAAATAGGCCTGTTTCCGCGTATTTGCCAGTTTACTTGGGGTAACAACATGAATTCCTTTTTTGAAAAGGCGGATATAGAGGCCGGCTACTTCATGATCGCCGGTTGCATCAACAAAAACCAGGTTTCTGTCAGGATGCGGATGCAGTTTCTCAATGATTTTTTCCCAGTCTCGGAGAACTCCTTCAGCGAGCGACTGCCTGTTGATGATCTCATCTCCTGATTTGGTCCATAATGTTCTGGACCGGTTACAAACCCCGATAATCCGAAAATGTTCTTTGTCTGAAAGTGAATGGATCTGTCGGATTAGCGTACCGCCGACTGCTCCGATGCCCGCTATGAAAAGATCTGTTTTGGCCTGTTTTTCCAGGTATACCGGTTGTGAACTGCTAATTGCTGCAAAGTTGCTCATAGGTTTAGTAGGTAAGAATCGACTGTATTTCTTTGAAAGGTTTAATAATGTTGTGGAGTTGTTCAAATTCAATCAAAAACGCATCGTGGCCATAATCGGATTCTATAACGTGCAGTCTGCCATTTGGAAGACGTTTTACAAGCTCTTCCTGCTCATCAAGAGGGTAGAGGTGGTCGGAAGTCACTCCAATGACCTGTACCGGAATTTCGACGCGGTTCAGAACCTGTTCAAAAGTACCGCGGCCACGGGAAATATCATGGGAGTCCATCGCTTTGGTTAGGGTGATATAAGTGTTGGCATCAAACCGGCCGGCCAGCTTTTTTCCCTGGTACTGCAGGTATGATTCAACCTGGAATGTATCAGTTTCATCCTGCAGCTTCCGGCCAAACTTTTCGTCATAATTTTTGGGTGTGCGATAGGTTATCATCGCCATCATGCGGGCCGCCGCAATTCCCTGGTTTGGTCCGTCTCCATATTCATAATCACCATTGTTCCATTTCGGATCGGCTTTAATGGCAGCGCGCTGTGCTTCACTGATACCGATTGCCCAGGGTCGGTGTGCCATCCCCATTGCGATCAGGCAGGCCGAGCGGATTCGTCGGTCCATAATAGAAAATTCAAGTGCCTGCATGCCGCCCATCGATCCGCCAACCACCAGCTCAATTCCCAATATTCCAAGCTGATCGAGTAAGAGCTGCTGGAAACGAACCATATCCCGGATTGTAAGATTGGGAAATTTTGACCTGTAGGGTTCGCCGGTTTTCGGATCCTTTGACCATGGTCCCAGGGATCCGTAACAGCTTCCCGGAACATTAATGCATATGATGAACTGGTTTTCAGGATTACAAAGTTTTTGATTGCCGATCAGCCCTGGAAACCACTCATCAGCCGCCGCATGGCCGGTTAGAGCGTGGCAGATCAGAATTACGTTATCCCGGGCATCGTTAAGAGTTCCCCAGGTTTTATACGCAATCGGCGCATTTTCAAAACGATTTCCTGATTCCGTTACAAAATCTTTATTCAGTCTGGTTTGAATGATGTCGTTATTCATGCTTATAAATTGATATCAATAAGTAAATGTTAATATCCAGCCGGTATGGATCAACTTTTCAAGCCGTCAGGATTGACACCGGTTTTTTTAAACGATACAGACCCTTCCAGGGGAACCGGATTTCTGATGATATCCAATACAGGACATCTTCTGACAGAAAAATGTTCAAGCTGCTTTAACTTGTCCTGATCCGTTTCATTTGTTTCAATAACAGTTTTATAGCGCACATCTGTAAAACCGGCTCTCGCATCAGATAAATTAAGGAAACCGTGAAGATCTACATCACCTTCAACATCCACATGTACTGACACTACATCAATCCCAAGAACTGTAGCATATGCTTGAATGACTATTTCCTGGCAGGCAGCAAAAGCTCCCAGTACATATTCAACAGGATTCGGGCCAAGGTTTGTGCCTCCAAGTTCTTCTGGTTCATCTGATTGAAAATTGAAATCACGGATTTTGACCTCTGCAAGAAAACCATCCTCGAGGCTGGATTTTGCTTTGAAGACTGCATTTGCCTGATTTGGCTCTTTTTTAATTCCCTGAATAAGATTAACTAAAGCTTTTTCAAGCTGCTGATTCTTAGGTTTAACTGTTTCTATAGTGCTCATATTTATTCTTGTTTATGAAGTTTGAAGAGATTCTCTTTTTATTTCCGGCTGTGTAGGGCCAATATACCTTTGATTCAGCCTGGTTGAGAGCCTCACGGTCTCTTCAGCCAATTCTTTAAGTCTTCGTTTAACATCGGCATCGGATAATGAACCATTGGTGAAATGGCCGTTGTTGGCATAAACTCCGGCCGGAACCACAAACGAATTGAAATATCCGAACAGTGGTTTGAACTGGTGTTCGATTGCGAGGAAATGGTGATCGGATCCGCCGGTGGCTACAATCCCAATGGCCTTACCTTTCAAAGCATCGTTAGGGATCAGGTCAAACAGGTTTTTGAAAGCACCGGAAAACGTTCCTCGGTAAATCGGTGATCCCGCGATAATTGCATCCGCTTCGATGATTTTATCAAGGACGGTTCGGGAATCTCCCTCGTATTGATCGGGATTCCGTC
Proteins encoded in this window:
- the pta gene encoding phosphate acetyltransferase, translated to MKDSILQQILTTSSQLNKKIVFPEAGRDPRVLHAVSHLTSTGAAVPVLISEAGSVEALADAENIELPDDIRIINADDKQGLKERTVFFEKKLSHKNPTKDQILLLAKNPLMIAGWLVATGQADGAVAGSIASTADVIRASIRTIGTSEGAKLVSSTFLMELTDGRVLTYADCGVVPYPDSEQLADIAISSGETHRKLTGQDPKIAFLSFSTKGSADHERVDLVREALFLAKKKKNEWAMDGELQFDSAFVPDVARRKSPDSEVAGQANVYIFPNLDAGNIAYKITERVGGATAIGPILQGLAKPYMDLSRGCSKEDIFYAACIASVLSDS
- the sufC gene encoding Fe-S cluster assembly ATPase SufC, with the translated sequence MLEIKDLHVVVEGEDTEILKGVNLKINKGEIHAIMGPNGSGKSTLSKVVAGHPEYEVTKGDILYNGESILELDPDERAHAGIFLAFQYPVEVPGVTNTTLLRESYNTIAASRGREELDPLEFEDYIQDKLELVGMNPEFLQRSVNAGFSGGEKKRNEIFQMAVLRPQLSFLDETDSGLDIDALKIVSEAINQLHGEEDSVVLVTHYQRLLNYIEPDFVHVMIGGKVAKSGDKDLALKLEDQGYDWLNAYATVNGEGK
- a CDS encoding DMT family transporter is translated as MSGWIYILLSSVCSVAIAHFLKAAEFKKLDTVKVLTVNYVIAACIAFLTPSGAEIPSNISEQIPALLLAALVGVIFIANFFIYSKSVSKNGVGISVAAMRISLLIPVLLSTIWYLEPLETRQWIGIGSVFIALFLLLPNKRKMIREPLSAAWLLVLLFVGTGLGDGSLKIFEVEFLSLVSKEQFMGTVFLSSTVVGLIVIFAKGKFKFTRQELLLGALIGVPNLYSAIFLIEALERMNGAVVYSTINILTVLGATLLGMIRWGDSLTVFQWTGIAATIISILLLVS
- the sufD gene encoding Fe-S cluster assembly protein SufD — protein: MAHPTQVEPSFLHELAKYAPDVESAFMRKIREQSLVKLNSTPFPTRKMEDWQFTDLKPITRTEYVTKSEAGLKPAIDVEKYFIPESDRSRLVFINGQYQEKYSSIGGLGNGVTVGNLSDHLEDKNVQEYLNTLVDYENDPFVEFNGLMFTDGVFIHLEKEARAEAPIHVLNLYTDSSKPYVATPRMLVVAEEESDVTIIEDHIGLADNSYLTIPVCEIKVKKGAHIHHARIQRDSLSAVHVSRPIAYVEKNSEYHSYTITLGAKLTRNEPKVIQEDEEVDFTLDGLVLIDGDQIADTHSTMDHKFSHAESHQLHKVVVNGNAHSIFNGKIFVRRDAQKIDSFQENRNLLLSRDGLVNTKPQLEIFADDVLCSHGATIGQLDPEEVFYLQSRGMTEQKAKEVLTYAFALETIENIKVDSVHKLLIDEVYRYTKANNVAKVTA
- the sufB gene encoding Fe-S cluster assembly protein SufB, with amino-acid sequence MSETKELETMIGEEYKYGFTTDVEYDEFPKGLNEDIVRKISEIKEEPEWMTEFRLKSFRAWKEMTEPDWFNATYESPKFDEIQYYSSPKDKPKVDSLDDIDPKIKETYDKLGIPLEEQKMLSGVAVDAVFDSVSIFTTFKEKLAEAGVIFCSISEAIQKYPELVKKYMGSVVPARDNFYSALNSAVFSDGSFCYVPKDTICPMELSTYFRINNMDSGQFERTLIIAEENSHVSYLEGCTAPMYDKNLLHAAVVELVAMDNAEIKYSTIQNWYAGDEDGKGGIYNFVTKRGLCKGDNSKISWTQLETGSAVTLKYPSVIMKGDNSVGEFFSVAVTNKRQQADTGTKMIHIGKNTKSTIISKGISAGKSNNSYRGEVKISKKAENARNYSQCDSMLIGQTCGAHTFPYIESANPTGKIEHEATTSRVGEDQIFYLQQRGLSEDDAISLIVNGFCKEVLKELPMEFAVEANKLLGIKLEGSVG